A region of the Campylobacter subantarcticus LMG 24377 genome:
TGATAATTATGTAAAAGATGCCTTAGATGGTTTAAAAAAACACAAACGAAGAACTTTCATAAGTAACATCTTAAGTTATGAATATAAAAATTTAGTAGAAAACAACAACTTAAAATTTGATGAAAAAGATAAGGTTGTTTTACCGTCTAATCTAATCACTATTTTAGACTATGATAAAAAGAATTTTAATGGGACGATTCTTCGAAATTTTATAAATGATTTGGAATTTGAATTAGAACATATAGAAATGGAACTTTATGATAATCCTGCTGATTTTGAAGGAGGAGATTATTACAGTGAAGATAGCGAATGTGATGAGGATTATACAGTGGAGGATTGGGTAGAAGATCAGGTAAAAGATATAAAAGATTTTATTGATGCCTTGAAAACTTTTAAATGAAACAAACATTAAGTGCCAATCAAGTTAGCTTTCATCTTTTATCTAAAAAAACTTTTAGTGATGAAAAATACCTTAACGCTTGGAGTTTAAAAGGCAATCGCCTTAATTTACAAGAATGGCTTAGCTTTAAAAAAGCTAATGAAAATAATTTCTATAATAAACATTTAGAAAACACCTTAAAAGCTATACAAGAACTTAAAGCTTATTTTAGTGTTGATCAATTTGAAGGTATAAATTTACATGGTGATGATGAATGGTTAAATTTTTTACCTTCAAATTATACTCAAATTTATAATCGCTTATGTCAAGATAAAAGCAAGTATATTTTACACCGATACTATCAAAAAGATGATTTAAGTGAAATAGGAACTCTTAAAAACCTCTCTCCTAATTTTCCTTTTTGGGATGAAAAAGGAGAAAATTTTTCTCAAAGCCAAATCAATACTTTTATAGAAAAAGATAATCTAGCACCCTATTTTAATAAATACGATGTTTATTTTAATTCTTCATTATGCCTTACTTTTAATCTTAATGATGAAAATTTAAATTATCTAATAAAAAATTATGAAGATAGGCTTAATTATGGTTTTACCCCAAAAACCCAAGAACAACTTCAAAAAGAGTTAAATTTAAGCAAAGATGAAAAAATCATCTTAGAACTTGAAAATATTTTTTTAAGTCTTTGTAAAGGCATAAGTGCTGATTATGCCTTTATGGATTTTTCTTATTTTTTTATAGGGTATGATTATATATTAAATTCTAAAAATAATACTTTAAAATCTTACCCTATTAGTTATGATGAGTTAATTTATAAAAGAAGTTTTAAAGAGTATATTGAAGAATATGCAAATAATTATTTTTTAAATTATTATTCTAAAGAACTTTTAAATGAACTTGAAAATCAAGACTTAAATAACAATAGAATAAAGCATTATCTTAAAAACTATAATAAAATTCCAAAAAATACAGCAGAAGAAAGCATACAAGGTATGCTTTCTAAGCAAAAAAATGTAAATATCAACTTTGTAAATTTTATAGACTATAAAGACTATGTTTACAACAACAAAGAAGATTTTTGGAATTTCTCACTAGAAGAAAACTCTATACTTTGGCAAAAATTTCTAAGCAAGGATATTCTAAAACCTTTTCCTTTAAATTTTGATTGTTCTTTAGAAGAAAAACTTCTTTATGCTAAAGATGAGCAATTAAAAAGCATACTTCAAACCCACAAGGTTTTCTATGGTTAAAAAAAGAAAAATCACTCTTGCTAGAATAGAAGATATTAATATAAGTCCTGATACTTCTTGTATGCATCCTATATTAGAAGATAATACTTTATTATGCATACATGGAGGTAAGGTTAAGTTAAAAGCAAAGAATGCTAAAAGGATAAAATCAGATAATACTCCCATTATGCTTCATAATGAAATACAAGGAGCTAGTATAAGTGGATGTGTAAATCCACCTATAGCAGGAGGACCTTGCACTAAAGTAGCTTTAGTATTGGCTTATACTTATTCCAATCATAAAGTAAATCATAAACATTCTGTTTTACAAATGGGTTTAATAGGAGTAAGTAATAAAGGTTATCCTATACTAGCTATACCTAAGAAAAATAAGATTAAATTTGCTCTAACTAAAATACAAGCTAATCCTCTTGCTAAGATTAAATGGGACAAGATAAAATGGGAAGGGATGGAAAGCCACAACAAACAACAACCAATTCAAACCCATCACATTGCTACCGATAAAAATAAAAGATTTACTAAAGAATTTCGAAAAATAACAAAAAAATATAACTTGGAATTGGATGGAGATTGGAACAAAGTTAAAATGCCACATCGTGGAAGACATCCTAATGAATATCACGAATATATTCTTGAAAAAATGAGTAAAATTGATAAAATAGCTAGAGGAGATAAGGATAAATTCTTAAAAGAATTTGAAAAACTAAAAGAAGAAATCAAAAATAATCCTGTTTTACTTCATAAAGAATACTATAAGGAGAGAAATTAATGAAATATTATAAAATGATGTATAACTATAATCATAACGATGTGGATAATTGGTACTCTTGTGATCTTGTAGATATAAAAAATAACGATGAATATGCACTTTTAGAATCCAAACCTATCACAAATTGGCAAACACCTAGTTTTGAAATCGACAAAGATGATGGTAACATACTGACTGATCTTATACACAATGACTGTGGTTGGCGTATAGTCTCTCCAAAATTTGTAAATTTAATGCAAGATTTAATTAAAGATTGTGTGCAATATTTAGATGTAGAAATTAAAAGTCAGGAAATAAATTATTATGATTGTAAAATTATGCATGTAACAAAATCACTTGAAGTTTTAGATTATGAACATTCTATATATACTTATATGGGCGATAATGATGAATATCTAAGTATTACTAAAGCTGTTTTAAAAAAATCAAAACTTGATGGAAGTCATATATTTAGAATTAAAGATGATGAAGTACCTGTTTTTGTATCAAGTGAATTTAGAAAAATAGTGAGAGAAAACAATTTATTAGGTTTTAGTTTTAGTGAAGTTATGGTATATGAAAATTAATAAACATATAAAAATATTACAATTATAAATTATATAAACTTATTAGGTTTTATCAAACAAATACCATAATAAAGAATAGAAAATGACAAGAGAACAAGCAGAACAATTATAAAAGAAGAAAAGTTGATTGATACAACTTGGTATCCTTCTTATAAACATTTAGGAGAATATCATCTTACTATGTGGTTTGATTCTGATAATAATAAATATGAAACTTTCTATGTTGGAGAAAGGGGGAGTGTTAGTCTTAGCTATTCTTTTGATAGTGAAAAAGAAGCTATTGATAAAATGTTACAGATGAATTATAGGCGAAAAAAATACGATGGAAAAGATATTAAAGAATATCTAACAAAAGAAGTAGCATTAAAAATCATCAAAGAAGAAAATCTAGAAGTGATTTGGTATGATGAAGCACTTAAACCAATACGAGCAGGTATTAAACACGATAAACAAAGAGATAAATATATTTCTTTTATCACTAATGCTAAAGCAGAGCTTATAGAATATAGAAGTATTGAGTTTGATGGGGATAGATATAGTGAAACTTTTGAAAGAATATTGAATGATGAAAGTATAGCCCTTTATGCTCTTATCAATCGTGCTAGAATGATTAAGCAAAACAAAATTAGCTTTGTATAAATGTTTTCCTTATGATTTGATATGAAAATTTTAGTTATAATTTTATTTTATACAAGGAGGGCTTATGCAAGATTTAGATTCACAACTTTTAAAAGCAATAAACGATTTAAGAAAATCCAATATATCAGAATGGGAAGCTAAAAAAGCAGTCATTTTAGAGCTTTTTGATAAGGGTGCAAGCATCCCACAATATACACTAGACAATCTAGAAACTTATCTTAGTGATTTAGAGCAAGAGTATTGGGATGATAGGGCAGTATATGCAGGCAGAAGCATAAAAAATAGCGATGAATATG
Encoded here:
- a CDS encoding AHH domain-containing protein, with translation MVKKRKITLARIEDINISPDTSCMHPILEDNTLLCIHGGKVKLKAKNAKRIKSDNTPIMLHNEIQGASISGCVNPPIAGGPCTKVALVLAYTYSNHKVNHKHSVLQMGLIGVSNKGYPILAIPKKNKIKFALTKIQANPLAKIKWDKIKWEGMESHNKQQPIQTHHIATDKNKRFTKEFRKITKKYNLELDGDWNKVKMPHRGRHPNEYHEYILEKMSKIDKIARGDKDKFLKEFEKLKEEIKNNPVLLHKEYYKERN
- a CDS encoding imm11 family protein, whose protein sequence is MKYYKMMYNYNHNDVDNWYSCDLVDIKNNDEYALLESKPITNWQTPSFEIDKDDGNILTDLIHNDCGWRIVSPKFVNLMQDLIKDCVQYLDVEIKSQEINYYDCKIMHVTKSLEVLDYEHSIYTYMGDNDEYLSITKAVLKKSKLDGSHIFRIKDDEVPVFVSSEFRKIVRENNLLGFSFSEVMVYEN